A genomic window from Blastococcus saxobsidens DD2 includes:
- a CDS encoding alpha/beta fold hydrolase, whose amino-acid sequence MTAVDVSYTESGPADAPVVVLAGSLGATRAMWDPQVPALAERFRVVTYDGRGHGKSPAPAGPYTLDDLVDDVVALLDRLGAERAHVAGVSLGGMVGMRLAAREPARIHRLAVLFSSAKVDPQGFHDRAAQAREGGTAQFAPAVVSRWLTPEHAAQHPDLVARLERMVAGADDEGYAACCEVVGGIDLREDLGRISAPTLVVSAAEDPALPPPHQEFIAAGIAGAELRTVSPGAHLANLERTLEVTGALLGHFDADGSTR is encoded by the coding sequence ATGACTGCTGTCGACGTCTCCTACACCGAGAGCGGCCCGGCCGACGCCCCCGTCGTCGTCCTCGCCGGCTCCCTGGGCGCCACCCGCGCCATGTGGGATCCCCAGGTGCCTGCCCTGGCCGAGCGGTTCCGCGTGGTCACCTACGACGGCCGGGGGCACGGGAAGTCGCCGGCGCCGGCCGGGCCGTACACGCTCGACGACCTGGTCGACGACGTCGTCGCGCTGCTGGACCGGCTGGGGGCCGAGCGCGCGCACGTCGCCGGGGTCTCCCTCGGCGGCATGGTGGGGATGCGCCTGGCCGCCCGCGAGCCGGCACGGATCCACCGGCTGGCGGTGCTGTTCAGCTCGGCGAAGGTCGACCCGCAGGGCTTCCACGACCGGGCGGCCCAGGCCCGGGAGGGGGGCACCGCGCAGTTCGCCCCGGCGGTCGTGTCCCGGTGGCTGACCCCCGAGCACGCCGCCCAGCACCCGGACCTGGTGGCCCGGCTGGAGCGGATGGTCGCCGGCGCCGACGACGAGGGCTACGCCGCGTGCTGCGAGGTGGTGGGCGGCATCGACCTGCGGGAGGACCTGGGCCGGATCTCCGCGCCGACCCTGGTCGTCTCCGCTGCCGAGGACCCCGCGCTCCCGCCGCCGCACCAGGAGTTCATCGCCGCGGGCATCGCCGGAGCCGAGCTGCGCACCGTGAGCCCGGGCGCGCACCTGGCCAACCTGGAGCGGACGCTCGAGGTCACCGGCGCGCTGCTGGGCCACTTCGACGCCGACGGGAGCACCCGGTGA
- the pcaG gene encoding protocatechuate 3,4-dioxygenase subunit alpha, with protein MSANPLDVPPNPTVPFQPRTGQRGSGFLTGPFRLGTTPSATVGPYLAIGLTWPDGAWAAEEGTDGGFWIRGRVFDGAGDVVRDAMVETWQADPDGGFPSPEDPRGAASYPGFRGYARSQTLSGEFGVFTLKPGRLPDGEGGLQAPHIDVSVFARGVLDRAVMRIYFADEAEANAEDVVLRALPEDRRSTLLATPADDGYRLDIHLQGDRETVFFAV; from the coding sequence GTGAGCGCGAACCCACTGGACGTCCCACCGAATCCCACCGTCCCCTTCCAGCCCCGCACCGGGCAGCGCGGCAGCGGCTTCCTCACCGGGCCGTTCCGGCTGGGCACCACCCCGAGCGCCACGGTCGGGCCCTACCTCGCCATCGGGCTGACCTGGCCGGACGGCGCCTGGGCCGCGGAGGAAGGCACCGACGGCGGCTTCTGGATCCGCGGCCGGGTGTTCGACGGCGCCGGTGACGTCGTCCGCGACGCGATGGTGGAGACCTGGCAGGCCGACCCCGACGGCGGCTTCCCGTCGCCCGAGGACCCGCGCGGCGCCGCGTCCTACCCCGGCTTCCGCGGCTACGCCCGGTCCCAGACGCTCAGCGGCGAGTTCGGCGTCTTCACCCTCAAGCCCGGGCGGCTGCCCGACGGCGAGGGCGGGCTGCAGGCCCCGCACATCGACGTCTCCGTCTTCGCCCGCGGCGTTCTCGACCGGGCGGTCATGCGGATCTACTTCGCCGACGAGGCGGAGGCCAACGCCGAGGACGTCGTGCTGCGCGCCTTGCCGGAGGACCGGCGGAGCACGCTGCTGGCCACGCCGGCCGACGACGGCTACCGCCTGGACATCCACCTGCAGGGCGACCGCGAGACGGTGTTCTTCGCGGTATGA
- the pcaH gene encoding protocatechuate 3,4-dioxygenase subunit beta, producing MTGTTSGGGLHLPQYLREPDATRTPLGFPEYRSTALRAPLRTPVDLPHRLTEITGPVLGEDRVQAQDADLTLRNGGEALGQRVLVHGRVLDSDGRPVPDALVEVWQANSAGRYRHVGDNWPAPLDPHFDGLGRAVTDSLGRYEFLTIKPGAYPWGNHHNAWRPAHIHFSLFGCAFTQRLVTQMYFPDDPLFGQDPIFNAIPAPARHRAISRYSLERTQDNWALAFEWDIVLRGADRTPFETDDDGDVA from the coding sequence ATGACCGGGACCACATCCGGCGGTGGGCTGCACCTGCCGCAGTACCTGCGCGAGCCCGACGCGACGCGGACGCCCCTCGGCTTCCCCGAGTACCGCAGCACCGCTCTCCGGGCGCCGCTGCGGACGCCGGTGGACCTGCCGCACCGGCTGACCGAGATCACCGGCCCGGTGCTGGGCGAGGACCGGGTGCAGGCCCAGGACGCCGACCTCACCCTGCGCAACGGCGGTGAGGCCCTGGGCCAGCGGGTCCTCGTGCACGGACGGGTGCTCGACAGCGACGGCCGTCCGGTGCCCGACGCGCTGGTCGAGGTCTGGCAGGCCAACTCCGCCGGCCGGTACCGGCACGTCGGCGACAACTGGCCGGCTCCACTGGACCCGCACTTCGACGGGCTGGGCCGGGCGGTCACCGACAGCCTCGGCCGGTACGAGTTCCTCACGATCAAGCCCGGCGCCTACCCGTGGGGCAACCACCACAACGCCTGGCGCCCCGCGCACATCCACTTCAGTCTCTTCGGCTGCGCGTTCACCCAGCGGCTGGTGACCCAGATGTACTTCCCGGACGACCCGCTGTTCGGCCAGGACCCGATCTTCAACGCCATCCCGGCCCCGGCACGGCACCGGGCGATCAGCCGGTACTCCCTCGAGCGCACCCAGGACAACTGGGCGCTGGCGTTCGAGTGGGACATCGTGCTGCGGGGCGCGGACCGGACGCCCTTCGAGACCGACGACGACGGAGATGTGGCGTGA
- a CDS encoding IclR family transcriptional regulator, giving the protein MAGHSAVPGRSVTSRALGILDAFGSDAPRLSLSEIAERSGTPLTTAHRLLGELTDWGALVRRPDGRYEIGRKLWDLGLLAPVQLGLRQVAAPFLLDLHTTVRDTVHLAVREGHYALYVERISGRVSVPIVSQVGSRLPLHATGVGKVLLAAAPDDVVEQVLSDLRPVTRHTVVDRHRLSLELAEVRRRRYARTCEEMSAGAASIAVPVQVERPAGPLAVAALGIVVPPQRRDLARMVPALEMAARGIARELARSLEFH; this is encoded by the coding sequence ATGGCCGGTCACAGCGCCGTTCCGGGCCGGTCGGTGACCTCGCGGGCGCTCGGCATCCTCGACGCCTTCGGCAGCGACGCTCCCCGACTGTCCCTCTCGGAGATCGCGGAACGCTCCGGCACCCCGCTCACCACGGCGCACCGGCTCCTGGGGGAGCTGACCGACTGGGGGGCGCTCGTCCGGCGGCCCGACGGGCGGTACGAGATCGGCCGCAAGCTGTGGGACCTGGGCCTGCTCGCCCCCGTGCAGCTCGGGCTGCGGCAGGTGGCGGCCCCCTTCCTGCTCGACCTGCACACCACGGTCCGGGACACCGTGCACCTGGCCGTCCGGGAGGGGCACTACGCCCTCTACGTGGAGCGGATCTCCGGCCGGGTGTCCGTGCCGATCGTCAGCCAGGTGGGCAGCCGGCTGCCGCTGCACGCGACCGGCGTGGGCAAGGTGCTGCTGGCGGCCGCCCCGGACGACGTCGTGGAGCAGGTGCTCAGCGATCTGCGGCCGGTCACCCGGCACACCGTCGTCGACCGGCACCGGCTCTCCCTCGAGCTGGCCGAGGTCCGCCGGCGGCGCTACGCCCGCACCTGCGAGGAGATGTCCGCCGGCGCCGCCTCGATCGCCGTCCCGGTGCAGGTGGAACGGCCCGCCGGTCCGCTGGCCGTCGCCGCCCTGGGCATCGTGGTGCCCCCCCAGCGACGGGACCTGGCCCGCATGGTGCCCGCGCTGGAGATGGCGGCGCGCGGCATCGCCCGCGAACTGGCCCGCTCGCTGGAATTCCACTGA
- a CDS encoding 4-hydroxybenzoate 3-monooxygenase, with translation MRTQVGIIGAGPAGLLLSRLLALRGIDSVVLENRSREYIEARVRAGILEQHTVDTLTEAGLGDRLRREGLEHRGIHLQYPGTRHTLDFPELCGRTVWVYGQTEVVKDLVAAQLDGGPPLLFDVSDVRPEDVDGDSPRIRFTHADGSPQVLECDVIAGTDGFHGVSRPVVADADGRLWERTYPYAWLGILADAAPATDELVYAWHPEGFALYSMRSPSVSRLYLQVDPADSIDNWSDDRIWANLSRRLSLDGWDVSTGPITEKSILPMRSFVSAPMRRGRLFLAGDAAHIVPPTGAKGLNLAVTDVTLLATALTRFLQEEQTDLVDAYSDTALRRVWRCTHFSWWMTSMLHRSGDDFDAQLQLAQLQRVCSSEAAARELAENYTGLPIE, from the coding sequence GTGCGCACCCAGGTAGGCATCATCGGCGCCGGCCCGGCCGGTCTCCTCCTGTCCCGGCTGCTGGCCCTGCGCGGGATCGACTCGGTGGTCCTCGAGAACCGGTCCCGCGAGTACATCGAGGCCCGCGTCCGCGCCGGCATCCTGGAGCAGCACACCGTCGACACGCTCACCGAGGCCGGCCTCGGCGACCGGCTGCGCCGTGAGGGCCTGGAACACCGCGGCATCCACCTGCAGTACCCCGGCACCCGGCACACGCTCGACTTCCCGGAGCTGTGCGGCCGCACCGTGTGGGTGTACGGCCAGACCGAGGTGGTGAAGGACCTCGTCGCCGCCCAGCTCGACGGTGGCCCGCCGCTGCTGTTCGACGTCTCCGACGTGCGACCTGAGGACGTCGACGGCGATTCGCCGCGCATCCGCTTCACCCACGCCGACGGCTCGCCCCAGGTGCTGGAGTGCGACGTCATCGCGGGCACCGACGGCTTCCACGGCGTCTCCCGCCCGGTCGTGGCCGACGCCGACGGCCGGCTGTGGGAGCGCACCTATCCCTACGCGTGGCTGGGCATCCTCGCCGACGCGGCACCGGCCACCGACGAACTCGTCTACGCCTGGCACCCCGAGGGCTTCGCGCTCTACTCGATGCGCTCGCCGTCGGTCTCCCGCCTGTACCTGCAGGTGGACCCCGCCGACTCGATCGACAACTGGTCCGACGACCGCATCTGGGCGAACCTCTCCCGCCGGCTGTCCCTGGACGGCTGGGACGTCTCCACCGGCCCGATCACCGAGAAGTCGATCCTGCCGATGCGCTCGTTCGTCAGCGCGCCGATGCGCCGCGGCCGGCTCTTCCTGGCCGGGGACGCCGCGCACATCGTGCCGCCGACCGGCGCCAAGGGGCTGAACCTCGCCGTCACCGACGTGACCCTGCTCGCGACGGCGCTGACCCGGTTCCTGCAGGAGGAGCAGACGGACCTCGTCGACGCCTACTCCGACACCGCGCTGCGGCGGGTGTGGCGGTGCACGCACTTCTCCTGGTGGATGACCTCGATGCTGCACCGCTCGGGGGACGACTTCGACGCGCAGCTGCAGCTCGCCCAGCTGCAGCGGGTCTGCTCCTCCGAGGCCGCCGCCCGCGAGCTGGCCGAGAACTACACGGGACTGCCGATCGAGTGA
- a CDS encoding acyl-CoA dehydrogenase family protein: MRLQLSPELQAFREEMRTFFTTQVPQEIRDKVAAHRHVSKEEYVEAQRALNAAGLAVPHWPVEWGGRDWTPLQRHIWREEMQLASVPEPLAFNTSMIGPVLAAFGNQEQKERFLAKTANLDIWWCQGFSEPDAGSDLASLRTTAVRDGDDWVVNGQKTWTTLGQHADWIFCLVRTDPTAEKKQRGISMLVFPMDTPGVTLRPIELIDGGFEVNEVFFEDVRVPAENLIGEENRGWDYAKFLLGNERVGIARVGATKKMLAQAKEHAREITVDGRPLLEDPFMATRIAELENELVALELTALRVVANSADGKPHPASSVLKLKGSELQQAATELMVDIAGPLSVASFAEDGSDVPDWARVATPHYLNYRKVSIYGGSNEVQRTIIAGTILGL; encoded by the coding sequence ATGCGGTTGCAGCTGTCCCCGGAGCTCCAGGCCTTCCGGGAGGAGATGCGGACCTTCTTCACCACCCAGGTGCCCCAGGAGATCCGCGACAAGGTCGCGGCCCACCGGCACGTGTCCAAGGAGGAGTACGTCGAGGCCCAGCGGGCGCTCAACGCCGCGGGCCTGGCCGTGCCGCACTGGCCGGTGGAGTGGGGCGGCCGGGACTGGACGCCGCTGCAGCGCCACATCTGGCGCGAGGAGATGCAGCTGGCCAGCGTCCCGGAGCCGCTGGCCTTCAACACCAGCATGATCGGCCCGGTCCTCGCCGCCTTCGGCAACCAGGAGCAGAAGGAGCGCTTCCTGGCCAAGACGGCAAACCTCGACATCTGGTGGTGCCAGGGCTTCTCCGAGCCCGACGCCGGCTCCGACCTGGCCTCGCTGCGCACCACCGCCGTCCGCGACGGCGACGACTGGGTGGTCAACGGCCAGAAGACCTGGACGACCCTGGGCCAGCACGCCGACTGGATCTTCTGCCTGGTCCGCACCGACCCGACCGCGGAGAAGAAACAGCGCGGCATCTCCATGCTGGTCTTCCCGATGGACACCCCCGGTGTCACCCTCCGCCCCATCGAGCTGATCGACGGCGGCTTCGAGGTCAACGAGGTCTTCTTCGAGGACGTGCGCGTCCCGGCCGAGAACCTGATCGGCGAGGAGAACCGGGGCTGGGACTACGCCAAGTTCCTGCTGGGCAACGAGCGCGTCGGCATCGCCCGGGTGGGCGCCACCAAGAAGATGCTCGCCCAGGCCAAGGAGCACGCCCGGGAGATCACCGTCGACGGGCGTCCGCTCCTGGAGGACCCGTTCATGGCGACCCGGATCGCGGAGCTGGAGAACGAGCTGGTCGCCCTGGAGCTGACCGCGCTGCGCGTGGTCGCCAACTCCGCCGACGGCAAGCCGCACCCGGCGTCCTCGGTGCTCAAGCTCAAGGGCTCGGAGCTGCAGCAGGCCGCCACCGAGCTCATGGTCGACATCGCCGGCCCGCTGTCGGTGGCGTCGTTCGCCGAGGACGGCTCCGACGTGCCCGACTGGGCCCGTGTGGCGACGCCGCACTACCTGAACTACCGCAAGGTCTCCATCTACGGAGGCTCCAACGAGGTGCAGCGCACCATCATCGCCGGCACGATCCTGGGGCTGTGA
- a CDS encoding acyl-CoA dehydrogenase family protein, translated as MNFDFDSEQNDLREAVRGLLERAYGDSEQRRKVVANDPGFDEKTWSRLAEMGLLGLPFAEEHGGMGAGPIEVAIVAEEIGRVIAPEPFIEAVVLAGGLIAAVGTDEQKGELLAAIAEGTTVPAFAHAEIGTRWSASAAAVTATRTGEGWTLSGVKEPVPNGAHADVLVVSALLAGDGAPGGTGLFVVQGDAAGLTRTGYRTHDGTRAANVRFDGTPATLLGGSDSPTHPDQTAAIERVLAEARIAYSHEAIGAMDTALRITAEYLKTRKQFGVTLNRFQALTFRAADMYVSLELARSTALWASMVQEAGGDVVSAADRARLQSSRAGRHVGKEAIQLHGGIGVTAEYSVGHYTSRLTAIDHLLGDGGFAVARLAEHVGERETVDPLGAPYA; from the coding sequence GTGAACTTCGATTTCGACAGCGAGCAGAACGACCTGCGCGAGGCCGTCCGCGGTCTCCTGGAGCGGGCGTACGGCGACAGCGAGCAGCGCCGCAAGGTGGTGGCCAACGACCCGGGCTTCGACGAGAAGACCTGGTCGCGGCTGGCCGAGATGGGGCTGCTGGGCCTGCCCTTCGCCGAGGAGCACGGCGGCATGGGCGCCGGGCCGATCGAGGTGGCGATCGTCGCCGAGGAGATCGGCCGGGTCATCGCCCCCGAGCCGTTCATCGAGGCGGTCGTGCTCGCCGGTGGCCTGATCGCCGCCGTCGGCACCGACGAGCAGAAGGGCGAGCTCCTCGCCGCCATCGCCGAGGGCACGACGGTGCCCGCCTTCGCCCACGCGGAGATCGGGACCCGGTGGAGCGCGTCGGCCGCGGCGGTCACCGCCACGCGGACCGGCGAGGGCTGGACGCTCTCCGGCGTCAAGGAGCCGGTGCCGAACGGCGCGCATGCCGACGTCCTCGTCGTCTCGGCTCTGCTGGCCGGGGACGGGGCCCCCGGCGGCACCGGGCTGTTCGTGGTGCAGGGTGACGCGGCGGGCCTGACCCGCACCGGCTACCGCACCCACGACGGCACCCGCGCGGCCAACGTCCGCTTCGACGGCACCCCGGCCACCCTGCTGGGTGGCAGCGACTCCCCCACCCACCCGGACCAGACCGCCGCCATCGAGCGGGTCCTCGCCGAGGCGCGGATCGCCTACAGCCACGAGGCGATCGGGGCGATGGACACCGCGCTGCGGATCACCGCCGAGTACCTCAAGACCCGCAAGCAGTTCGGGGTCACCCTCAACCGGTTCCAGGCGCTCACCTTCCGCGCCGCGGACATGTACGTGTCCCTGGAGCTGGCCCGCAGCACCGCGCTGTGGGCGTCGATGGTGCAGGAGGCCGGCGGCGACGTCGTCTCCGCCGCCGACCGCGCCCGGCTGCAGAGCAGCCGTGCCGGCCGGCACGTCGGCAAGGAGGCGATCCAGCTGCACGGCGGGATCGGGGTGACGGCGGAGTACTCCGTCGGCCACTACACCAGCCGGCTCACCGCGATCGACCACCTGCTCGGTGACGGTGGCTTCGCCGTCGCCCGGCTCGCCGAGCACGTCGGCGAGCGGGAGACGGTCGACCCGCTGGGCGCCCCGTACGCCTGA